The following proteins are encoded in a genomic region of Alistipes shahii WAL 8301:
- the efp gene encoding elongation factor P, with translation MTITAADIKIGMCIEMDGKTFLVVDFQHCKPGKGPAFVRSKLKNLENGRVLENTFSSVSQKIEQVRVERRPYQFTYEDDLGAHFMHTETFEEINIDRNLINNYDLITDGQIVEVMFHTEKEAVLSAELPPIVDMEVIYTEPGIKGDTASTNSLKPATVNSATAKDGATIRVPLFINTGDKIRVDTRTREYYERIK, from the coding sequence ATGACAATTACAGCAGCTGACATCAAGATCGGCATGTGTATCGAAATGGACGGCAAGACGTTCCTTGTGGTCGATTTCCAGCACTGCAAACCGGGCAAAGGCCCTGCCTTCGTCCGTTCGAAACTCAAGAATCTGGAAAACGGCCGCGTGCTGGAAAACACCTTCTCGTCGGTAAGCCAGAAGATCGAGCAGGTGCGCGTCGAGCGCCGTCCTTATCAGTTCACCTACGAGGATGATCTGGGAGCGCATTTCATGCACACCGAGACTTTCGAGGAGATCAACATCGACCGGAACCTGATCAACAACTACGACCTGATCACCGACGGTCAGATCGTCGAGGTGATGTTCCACACCGAGAAGGAGGCCGTTCTTTCGGCCGAACTTCCTCCGATCGTCGATATGGAGGTGATCTACACCGAGCCGGGCATCAAGGGCGACACGGCGTCGACCAACTCGCTGAAACCCGCGACGGTGAACTCCGCGACGGCGAAGGACGGCGCCACGATCCGTGTGCCGCTGTTCATCAACACGGGCGACAAGATCCGTGTCGACACCCGCACCCGTGAGTACTACGAGCGCATCAAATAG
- a CDS encoding polysaccharide deacetylase family protein, protein MPDLIWEIDDEDGVFLTFDDGPTPGVTEWILSTLDKYDAKATFFVLGKNVEMYPDLYKRILDAGHKVGNHTYSHQKGWGMSLERYTEDVDFANDLIHSELFRPPYARITPAQARFLGQRYKLVMWDIISRDYNRRLSPRTCLKNVTKHLAPGAIVVFHDSEKAFRNMRYALPRTLEKIRQMGLKCKAIEL, encoded by the coding sequence ATGCCGGACCTGATCTGGGAGATCGACGACGAGGACGGCGTGTTCCTGACTTTCGACGACGGTCCCACGCCGGGCGTCACGGAGTGGATTCTTTCGACGCTGGACAAGTACGATGCCAAAGCGACCTTCTTCGTGCTGGGCAAGAACGTCGAGATGTATCCCGACCTCTACAAGCGCATTCTCGACGCCGGGCACAAGGTGGGCAACCACACCTATTCGCACCAGAAGGGATGGGGCATGAGCCTCGAACGCTATACGGAGGATGTCGATTTTGCCAACGATCTGATCCACAGTGAACTGTTTCGTCCGCCCTATGCGCGCATCACCCCGGCGCAGGCGCGTTTCCTGGGCCAGCGTTACAAACTGGTGATGTGGGACATCATCTCGCGCGACTACAACCGCCGCCTGTCGCCCCGCACCTGCCTGAAGAACGTCACGAAACACCTCGCGCCGGGCGCCATCGTGGTGTTCCACGACAGCGAAAAGGCCTTCCGCAACATGCGTTACGCACTTCCCCGTACGCTGGAAAAGATCCGGCAGATGGGCCTCAAATGCAAGGCGATAGAGCTTTGA
- a CDS encoding DUF4837 family protein — protein sequence MKTLFRITIAALIVATAAGCDAFKTLNNSKKSAQGKPYELIVVCPQAEWTGEVGDSLRAIFTAPVPYLNQIEPIFDVLRVTERGFTGMVADHRNILKILVDPELKETTTAVQYDVTSDPQIVMTLQGPSDGALVKYLAENRENLVYALEKAERDRAVKANETYGNPGIESAILKTFGVEMKVPKGYTLAAQKPDFIWARNEYPTASQGFFIYSYPYEGKQSLTEEALVAARNKYAAQIPGPSEGSYMITSDAFAPDYRLFRMEGRLWCELRGFWDVHGDFMGGPFVSYTTVDTATNRVFTLDCYVYAPDLNKPRKRNYMRGLEHLLYSVRFPRQ from the coding sequence ATGAAAACGCTTTTCCGGATAACGATCGCAGCGCTGATCGTCGCGACGGCAGCAGGCTGCGACGCCTTCAAGACCCTGAACAATTCGAAAAAAAGTGCACAGGGAAAACCCTACGAACTGATCGTGGTATGTCCCCAGGCGGAGTGGACGGGCGAGGTCGGAGATTCGCTGCGCGCGATCTTCACCGCCCCGGTGCCCTATCTGAACCAGATCGAGCCGATCTTCGACGTGTTGCGCGTCACCGAACGCGGCTTCACGGGCATGGTCGCCGATCACCGCAACATTCTCAAGATTCTGGTCGATCCGGAGCTGAAGGAGACCACGACCGCCGTGCAGTACGACGTGACGTCCGATCCGCAGATCGTGATGACGCTGCAAGGCCCCAGCGACGGAGCGCTGGTGAAATACCTCGCGGAAAACCGGGAGAACCTCGTCTATGCGCTCGAAAAGGCCGAACGCGACCGCGCCGTGAAGGCCAACGAGACCTATGGCAACCCCGGCATCGAGTCGGCCATTCTCAAAACGTTCGGCGTGGAGATGAAGGTTCCGAAGGGCTACACGCTGGCCGCACAGAAACCCGACTTCATCTGGGCGCGCAACGAGTACCCGACCGCCAGTCAGGGATTCTTCATCTACTCCTACCCCTACGAAGGCAAGCAGTCGCTCACGGAAGAGGCGCTGGTAGCCGCACGCAACAAGTACGCGGCGCAGATTCCCGGCCCGTCGGAGGGTTCGTACATGATCACTTCGGACGCTTTCGCCCCCGACTACCGCCTGTTCCGCATGGAGGGACGCCTGTGGTGCGAACTCCGCGGATTCTGGGACGTGCACGGCGACTTCATGGGAGGCCCGTTCGTCAGCTATACGACCGTGGACACGGCCACCAACCGCGTCTTCACGCTCGACTGCTACGTCTACGCCCCCGATCTGAACAAACCCCGCAAGCGCAACTACATGCGGGGACTCGAACACCTGCTCTACTCGGTGCGTTTCCCCAGGCAGTAA
- the cls gene encoding cardiolipin synthase: protein MQQILTYAFLVIYTVTILGIVLVIITDNRNPLKTLPWIIVLVFAPVVGLVFYFFFGQNLSKQRIISRRTRKRITMQLEEALDDGRPDIPDEHLPLARLLAATIHSVPLYGSRITPYTDGKSKMEALLAEIARAKHHIHIQYYIFCDDTTGCRLRDALVAKARQGVEVRILYDDVGCSGVKKSFFEGMRREGIEAFAFLHVKFPLFTSKVNYRNHRKIAVIDGCVGFIGGMNIADRYVRGTEWGSWRDTHFRIEGSGAAGLQASFLSDWSATTKRHIAGAEYYPAAERLTDDILQIVPSGPFGKWRALLQADSYAVSNARKRIWIQTPYYLPSDVLNSALQVAALAGIDVRLMLPARSDSKVVDLASHSYLDDMMKAGVKILFYKPGFLHSKLLIIDDSLTVIGSANMDFRSFEHNFEVNAFVYDREFTARMAGVFEDDASRCHALTPGEWFNRPRPRRWAESLMRVFSPLL, encoded by the coding sequence ATGCAGCAGATACTGACATATGCCTTTCTTGTAATCTACACGGTCACGATCCTCGGCATCGTCCTGGTCATCATCACCGACAACCGGAACCCGCTGAAGACCCTGCCGTGGATCATCGTGCTGGTGTTCGCCCCGGTCGTGGGGCTGGTCTTCTACTTTTTCTTCGGACAGAACCTCTCCAAGCAGCGCATCATCTCGCGCCGCACGCGCAAACGCATCACCATGCAGCTCGAAGAGGCTCTCGACGACGGACGGCCCGACATCCCGGACGAGCACCTCCCGCTGGCCCGGCTGCTCGCCGCGACGATCCACTCCGTGCCGCTCTACGGCAGCCGCATCACGCCCTACACCGACGGCAAGTCGAAGATGGAGGCGCTGCTTGCGGAGATCGCCCGGGCGAAGCACCACATCCACATCCAGTATTACATCTTCTGCGACGACACGACGGGCTGCCGCCTGCGCGACGCGCTGGTCGCGAAAGCCCGGCAAGGGGTCGAGGTGCGCATCCTCTACGACGACGTGGGGTGCAGCGGCGTGAAAAAGTCCTTTTTCGAGGGGATGCGCCGCGAGGGAATCGAGGCGTTCGCGTTCCTGCACGTCAAGTTCCCGCTTTTCACCAGCAAGGTCAACTACCGCAACCACCGCAAAATAGCCGTCATCGACGGCTGCGTCGGCTTCATCGGCGGCATGAACATCGCCGACCGCTACGTCCGCGGCACGGAGTGGGGATCGTGGCGCGACACCCACTTCCGGATCGAGGGCAGCGGCGCGGCGGGGTTGCAGGCGTCGTTCCTGAGCGACTGGTCGGCGACCACGAAGCGGCACATCGCAGGCGCGGAGTACTACCCCGCGGCGGAACGCCTTACGGACGACATCCTGCAGATCGTGCCGAGCGGACCGTTCGGCAAGTGGCGGGCACTGTTGCAGGCCGACAGTTACGCCGTCTCGAACGCCCGGAAGCGAATCTGGATACAGACCCCCTACTACCTCCCGTCCGACGTGCTGAACTCGGCCCTGCAAGTGGCGGCGCTGGCCGGCATCGACGTAAGGCTGATGCTCCCGGCGCGCTCCGACTCGAAGGTCGTGGACCTGGCGTCGCACTCCTATCTCGACGACATGATGAAGGCCGGGGTGAAGATTCTCTTCTACAAACCCGGCTTCCTACACTCCAAACTGCTGATCATCGACGACTCCCTGACCGTCATCGGCTCGGCGAACATGGATTTCCGCAGCTTCGAACACAATTTCGAGGTCAACGCCTTTGTCTACGACAGAGAGTTCACGGCCCGCATGGCCGGGGTATTCGAAGACGACGCCTCGCGCTGTCATGCCCTGACGCCCGGAGAATGGTTCAACCGCCCGCGGCCGCGCCGCTGGGCGGAGTCGCTGATGCGGGTGTTCTCGCCGCTGCTGTAA
- a CDS encoding response regulator, which translates to MEPYKIILVDDHSLFRNGLRGLLERCAACRVVGEAASGEEFLAMLGGVDADVVFMDFAMPGLDGAQTTERALAQRPDLKIITLSMFGEESYYSRMVEAGARGFLLKDSDIGDVIEAVETVAAGGSYFSPQLLSSLTGRMRTREDAADEQLSSREREILVAVCRGLSNQEIADELFISKRTVDKHRANILEKTGCKNTASLVVYAIRNGIVDI; encoded by the coding sequence ATGGAACCGTACAAGATCATCCTGGTCGACGACCATTCGCTTTTCCGCAACGGCCTGCGGGGGCTGCTCGAACGCTGTGCGGCGTGCCGCGTGGTCGGCGAGGCGGCCAGCGGCGAGGAGTTTCTGGCGATGCTCGGCGGCGTCGACGCCGATGTCGTGTTCATGGATTTCGCCATGCCGGGGCTGGACGGGGCGCAGACGACCGAGCGGGCGCTGGCGCAGCGTCCCGACCTCAAAATCATCACGCTCTCGATGTTCGGCGAGGAGAGTTACTATTCGCGCATGGTCGAAGCCGGAGCGCGGGGCTTTTTGCTGAAGGATTCCGACATCGGCGACGTGATCGAGGCTGTCGAGACGGTGGCTGCGGGCGGCAGCTATTTTTCGCCGCAGCTGCTCTCGTCGCTCACGGGACGCATGCGCACGCGGGAAGACGCCGCGGACGAACAGCTGTCGTCGCGCGAACGTGAAATCCTGGTGGCCGTCTGCCGGGGGCTGTCGAATCAGGAGATCGCCGACGAACTTTTCATCTCGAAGCGCACGGTCGACAAGCACCGCGCCAACATCCTCGAAAAAACCGGCTGCAAGAACACCGCGTCGCTGGTGGTCTATGCCATCCGCAACGGCATCGTCGACATTTAG